The following DNA comes from Bradyrhizobium sp. SK17.
TGAACAGGATCGACTTGACGCCGAGATTGCGCAGGATGCTGTCGAGCGGCGTGTCCCAGAAACCGCTGATGCGATACTTGTCGACCTTGATGTCGTCCTTCTCCTGCGGCAGTTCGTGGACGATCGCGGCGGCCCAGGAGTCCTTTTCCAGTACGCGCGCGCCGCTGCCGGGCAGGGGATCGCCGAGGCCGGTGCCGGTGCCCTTCGGCTTGTAGAGATGGATCTGGTTCGGCGGCATGTTGGCGAGATCCGGCCGGTTGCCCCAGTTTACCCAGATCACGGGCACGCCAGCCTTGCGCAGCGCCGGCAATAGTTTCTGCAGAGGCTCGATCGGCTTGCGGTCGGGACGATAGTCGCCGCCGATATGATCGACCCAGCCGTCCTTGGTGCAGAAATCATTCTGCATGTCGATGACGATGATCGCGGTGCGCAACAGATCGACCGTGACGTTCTGCGGCGCGCTAGCGATGGTGACCGGCACCGGCGTCGGTTGCGGCATCGCCATGTTGACCTCGGTCTCGGTCGCATACCAGGCGAATTGCCGCCCGAGCCCGAGCTGACCCCCGGCATCCGACGCGACGCGCTGTTCACTCGCTTTCATGATGTCCTCCTGTCGTCGCCGGTCACGGCGCGGATTTGATTGCGATGCGTGTTGCAACCTTTGCTGCGACGCGTGCGTCGGCGTCACCACTCGCGATTGCAAGTTCGCTGCCAACGTTAATTCGCAAGGAAATTCAACGCGCGTGCGAGGCCACTGGCTACGTCTTGCCCATGAATCCGACAACTGCCCGCGAGGTGTGGATAAAAAGTAAGCATTTGTTTGTTTTGGCTTGTCTTTGAAATCGAAATCAATTGAAAAATCAATAAGATGACATGCTGGCACGGCCCTTGCTGCTGAGAATCCGCTGGACGAATTTCAACTCAGTATGAGGGGTTTTTGATGAGGTCACGCCGTTTGATTTTGCAGGGCGCGCTGATGGCCGGCGCATTGGCGCTGTCGTCGACGCTGGCTTACGCCGATCCGCTGAAGGTCGGGATTCTGATCCCGGGTTCGAAGTCGGACAAGGGCTGGATGGAGTCGTCCTATGACGGCTTGATGGCCGCCGAGAAGAAATACGGCGACAAGATCCAGGTGCAGATGATCGAGAACATCAACTATGCCGACATGGATCAGGCGCTGACCAATCTCGCCAGCAAGAACGAGCTCGTGATCGGCGTCGGCGGCCAGACCCAGGCCTCGGTCTACAAGATCGCCAAGCGTTTCCCGAAAGTTCACTTCTCGATTGTCGGGGGCAATGACGGAGAGAGCGCGCCGAACGTCGCGGGCTATGACGTGAAGCAGGCGGAGATCGCCTACGTCGCGGGCGCTGCGGCTGCGATGCTGTCCAAGACGGGCGCCATCAGCTATGTCGGTGGGCTCGAAATTCCCTCGATCGTCAATGCCGGCAAGGAGTTCGGTAACGGCGCGAAGTCGATCAACCCGAACATCAAATACACCGAGAACTACACGGGCGATTTCGACGACGTCGCCAAGGCCAAGGAAGCGACACTCGCCGCGATCGCGCAAGGCGCCGACATCCACTACCACATCCTCAATCTCGGCCTGCGCGGCATGGAGCAGGCGGCGAAGGAGAAAGGCACTCACATCATCGGCAGCTACACTGATCGCTGCGGCACCGACCCGCTCTACGTCGCCTATTCCATCACCGGCACCGGCTACCAGGTGCAATTTGCCATCGACGAGGCAGTGAAGGGCACCTGGCAGGCTGGCTACAAGGAGTTCGGCCTGAAGATGGGCCCCGAGGCCTCCAGCATGGTGATCTGCGGTGCGACAGCCGAGCAGAAGGCCAAGCTCAACCAGATCATGAAGGATCTGCTCGACGGCAAGGTCAAGGTGCTGAAGGGTTGATTGCCGATGGCAAGTACGTTGCCGGCACCGGCTGAGGCTGTGGCCGAACCGCTTCTTGCGCTCTCGCAGCTCACGAAGCGGTTCGGCAGCTTCACCGCGTTGTCGGATGTCTCGCTCGATCTCCGTCCCGGCGAGGTACATTGCATCCTCGGCGAGAACGGTGCTGGCAAGTCGACGCTGTGCAATCTGATCTTCGGCGTGCACCAGCCCGATAGCGGCGCGATGCAATATCGCGGCGGCCCGTATCGGCCGTCAGGCCCTGCGGACGCCTTGGCGCAGGGCATCGCGATGGTGCACCAGCATTTCAGCCTGGTCGGCGACATGAGCGTTGTCGACAATGTTCTGCTCGGGCGCCAGCGCGGCATCCTCGATCGCAGGCAATGCGCCCGGGATCTCGAGAAGCTGGCTGCCGAATACGGCCTGCCGCTCGATCCATTGGCGAAGATCGACGATCTCTCGGTCGGCGAGCGGCAGCGGGTCGAGATTGTCAAATGTCTGATCCGCGATCCCCATCTTTTCGTGCTGGACGAGCCGACAGCGGTGCTGCTGCCGGATGAAATCGCGGCGCTGCTCGACGTCTGCCGTCGGGTCGCGGCTGGCGGTCGCGCGGTGGTGCTGGTGACGCACAAGCTTGCCGAGATCAAGAAGGTCGCCGATCGCGTCACCGTGCTGCGCGGCGGTCGGACGGTGGCAACCTCGAACGATCCGACC
Coding sequences within:
- a CDS encoding cysteine hydrolase, with protein sequence MKASEQRVASDAGGQLGLGRQFAWYATETEVNMAMPQPTPVPVTIASAPQNVTVDLLRTAIIVIDMQNDFCTKDGWVDHIGGDYRPDRKPIEPLQKLLPALRKAGVPVIWVNWGNRPDLANMPPNQIHLYKPKGTGTGLGDPLPGSGARVLEKDSWAAAIVHELPQEKDDIKVDKYRISGFWDTPLDSILRNLGVKSILFTGVNTDQCVLHSLTDANFLGYGCLLVEDCCATSSPDFCTEATVWNVKKCFGFVTDSNAIIAALGKRAG
- a CDS encoding BMP family protein, yielding MRSRRLILQGALMAGALALSSTLAYADPLKVGILIPGSKSDKGWMESSYDGLMAAEKKYGDKIQVQMIENINYADMDQALTNLASKNELVIGVGGQTQASVYKIAKRFPKVHFSIVGGNDGESAPNVAGYDVKQAEIAYVAGAAAAMLSKTGAISYVGGLEIPSIVNAGKEFGNGAKSINPNIKYTENYTGDFDDVAKAKEATLAAIAQGADIHYHILNLGLRGMEQAAKEKGTHIIGSYTDRCGTDPLYVAYSITGTGYQVQFAIDEAVKGTWQAGYKEFGLKMGPEASSMVICGATAEQKAKLNQIMKDLLDGKVKVLKG
- a CDS encoding ABC transporter ATP-binding protein; this encodes MAEPLLALSQLTKRFGSFTALSDVSLDLRPGEVHCILGENGAGKSTLCNLIFGVHQPDSGAMQYRGGPYRPSGPADALAQGIAMVHQHFSLVGDMSVVDNVLLGRQRGILDRRQCARDLEKLAAEYGLPLDPLAKIDDLSVGERQRVEIVKCLIRDPHLFVLDEPTAVLLPDEIAALLDVCRRVAAGGRAVVLVTHKLAEIKKVADRVTVLRGGRTVATSNDPTADIDALVRAMIQGNVEALDTSAASILGLEPVTHVGHEPASKAKVEALQIDGLTVKDRQGVTRLDNFTLMVDRGEIVGVAGVEGNGQSELTAVLAGMMEATEGRVHLGATELTGRSPKEITAAGVGIVPEDRHAVGSCSA